From a single Sinomonas atrocyanea genomic region:
- a CDS encoding uracil-xanthine permease family protein, with protein sequence MSMLGTRWKLHGDGRSVRPGEVVAPGERLAWPITIGVGLQHVVAMFGATFLVPILTHMPPATTLFFSGIGTLLFLVLTRGRVPSYLGSSFAFIAPILASQQQFGVAGALGGVVVAGAVLAAVGAVVQAFGAHWINVVMPPVVTGTIVALIGLNLAPAAKQNFDAAPVTALATLLAIILVSVLFRGILGRLSILIGVVVGYLVAVWRGEVDFTKIDAAVWIGLPHFQTPAFHLGVLGLFVPVVLVLVAENVGHVKSVAAMTGANLDDMAGRALMADGAATVLAGLGGGSGTTTYAENIGVMAATKVYSTAAYWVAGITALLLSFSPKFGALIATVPAGVLGGAATMLYGMIGVLGVKIWVQNRVNFSNPVNITTAAVALIVGIADYTWKVGDLAFAGIALGSAAALVVFHGMSALARWRGTATDDATEPAVRSR encoded by the coding sequence ATGAGCATGCTCGGAACCAGATGGAAGCTCCACGGCGACGGCCGCTCCGTCCGTCCCGGCGAGGTGGTGGCGCCGGGCGAGCGGCTCGCGTGGCCGATCACCATCGGCGTGGGCCTCCAGCATGTCGTGGCGATGTTCGGCGCGACGTTCCTCGTGCCGATCCTGACGCACATGCCGCCGGCGACGACCCTGTTCTTCTCGGGCATCGGCACGCTCCTGTTCCTCGTCCTCACGCGGGGGCGGGTGCCGAGCTACCTGGGGTCCTCGTTCGCGTTCATCGCCCCGATCCTGGCCTCGCAGCAGCAGTTCGGCGTCGCGGGGGCGCTCGGCGGCGTGGTCGTGGCCGGCGCGGTGCTCGCCGCCGTGGGCGCCGTGGTGCAGGCGTTCGGGGCGCACTGGATCAACGTGGTCATGCCCCCGGTGGTCACCGGCACGATCGTGGCGCTGATCGGGCTCAACCTCGCTCCCGCGGCGAAGCAGAACTTCGACGCCGCGCCCGTCACGGCACTCGCCACGCTGCTGGCGATCATCCTCGTCTCCGTGCTCTTCCGAGGGATCCTGGGCAGGCTGAGCATCCTGATCGGCGTGGTGGTCGGGTACCTCGTGGCCGTGTGGCGCGGCGAGGTGGACTTCACGAAGATCGACGCCGCCGTGTGGATCGGGCTGCCGCACTTCCAGACCCCTGCCTTCCACCTCGGCGTGCTCGGTCTGTTCGTGCCGGTGGTCCTCGTGCTCGTCGCCGAGAACGTGGGGCACGTGAAGAGCGTCGCCGCGATGACGGGGGCGAACCTGGACGACATGGCCGGCCGGGCCCTCATGGCGGACGGCGCCGCGACCGTCCTCGCAGGCCTCGGCGGCGGCTCGGGTACCACCACGTACGCGGAGAACATCGGTGTCATGGCGGCGACCAAGGTCTACTCGACCGCGGCGTACTGGGTCGCGGGCATCACCGCGCTGCTGCTGAGCTTCTCCCCCAAGTTCGGCGCGCTCATCGCCACCGTCCCCGCCGGCGTGCTCGGCGGCGCGGCCACCATGCTCTACGGCATGATCGGCGTGCTCGGGGTCAAGATCTGGGTGCAGAACAGGGTCAACTTCTCCAACCCGGTGAACATCACCACGGCGGCGGTGGCGCTCATCGTCGGCATCGCGGACTACACGTGGAAGGTGGGCGACCTGGCCTTCGCCGGCATCGCGCTCGGCTCCGCGGCCGCCCTCGTCGTCTTCCACGGCATGAGCGCGCTCGCCCGCTGGCGGGGCACCGCGACGGACGACGCCACCGAGCCCGCCGTCCGCAGCCGCTGA
- a CDS encoding malonic semialdehyde reductase, translated as MSIAHQEAALDADAVNALFVEARTANTFTGEVTDEQAQAIYELAKFGPTAFNNQPMRVTYVRSPEARERLVSHLSRGNQAKTLAAPLVAVLSFDTEWHERFETFLPQAAGLKSMFDDDVVRYGTGRDNAHLQAGYFILAVRSLGLAAGPMTGADFSAIDADFFPEGGRKSFLVVNIGRPGEDAWGPAKTKFAYEDVVETV; from the coding sequence ATGAGCATCGCCCATCAGGAAGCTGCGCTCGACGCCGACGCCGTCAACGCCCTCTTCGTCGAGGCCCGCACCGCCAACACGTTCACCGGGGAGGTGACCGACGAGCAGGCGCAGGCGATCTACGAGCTCGCGAAGTTCGGCCCCACCGCGTTCAACAACCAGCCGATGCGGGTCACCTACGTGCGCTCGCCCGAGGCGCGCGAGCGCCTCGTGTCCCACCTGAGCCGCGGCAACCAGGCCAAGACCCTCGCCGCGCCGCTCGTGGCCGTCCTGTCCTTCGACACCGAGTGGCACGAGCGCTTCGAGACGTTCCTCCCGCAGGCCGCCGGGCTGAAGTCGATGTTCGACGACGACGTGGTCCGCTACGGCACCGGCCGCGACAACGCGCACCTCCAGGCCGGGTACTTCATCCTCGCCGTGCGCTCGCTGGGCCTCGCCGCCGGCCCGATGACCGGCGCGGACTTCTCCGCGATCGACGCCGACTTCTTCCCCGAGGGCGGGCGCAAGAGCTTCCTCGTGGTCAACATCGGCCGTCCGGGCGAGGACGCGTGGGGCCCCGCGAAGACCAAGTTCGCCTACGAGGACGTCGTCGAGACCGTCTGA